From Zavarzinella sp., one genomic window encodes:
- the cas2 gene encoding CRISPR-associated endonuclease Cas2, whose product MRNVYLICYDISHDKRRTKVFNCLKGFGFAVQFSVFHCALTDSELLRLRTEIWNIVKLDEDRILLADLGPEDGRGKSSLENWGVPLEEISAPQKPYII is encoded by the coding sequence TGTGTATTTGATCTGTTACGATATTTCCCACGATAAGCGGCGGACGAAGGTCTTCAATTGTTTGAAGGGATTTGGTTTCGCGGTGCAGTTTTCTGTGTTTCATTGTGCGTTGACTGACAGCGAATTGTTGCGGCTGCGGACGGAGATATGGAATATTGTGAAGCTGGATGAGGACCGGATTTTGCTGGCGGATTTGGGTCCGGAAGATGGACGCGGGAAATCTTCATTAGAAAACTGGGGAGTGCCGCTGGAAGAGATTTCCGCCCCACAAAAACCGTATATAATTTGA